One Paraburkholderia caffeinilytica DNA segment encodes these proteins:
- a CDS encoding hydantoinase/oxoprolinase family protein has translation MVASHDKARVGVDIGGTFTDVALELGGELFSTKVLTDYTAPERAIIKGIGIVAGKAGIELKDIGVIIHGTTLATNALIERRGAKTAFVTTEGFRDTIEMRTENRFEQYDLNIKLPPPLIERCDRFTLGERIDAQGGVLLAPTEAQIASIVQRIEQGGYESVAVGFIHAYVNGVHERMVRDAIEQRLPNVSVSISSEVSPQIREFERFNTVCANAYVRPIMKSYLDRLLGKVREAGAVCPIFIIHSGGGIVSVESASEFPVRLVESGPAGGAIFAAHIAARYDLNTVLSFDMGGTTAKICLIDDLTPKTANTFEVARTYRFKKGSGMPISIPVVEMVEIGAGGGSIASVDVMRQIRVGPHSAASEPGPACYQRGGMQPTVTDADLLLGRLDPANFAGGSIPLSIDDAAGAMVRQVGGAINLSAEETAYGVAEVVDENMSNAARVHAVESGKDIGDYTMITFGGAGPLHAARLCEKSGIRKFIVPPGAGVGSAIGFLRAPFGYESVRSASMRFNEFDADALNEIVDQLSEEAVHFARQGSGDAEPIVEIKTFMRYVGQGWEIPVAVPYRRFTAEDRVTFAETFTKAYTQFFGRPIDGLDIEIVSWAVKASSPLPPVERLQLVTSRDAVVAPKTRKIFDAALHRFVDAAIVERGSLKIGESVTGPAIIVEPETSTLVTSSFDAMVQPDGCLLVVAKELNAAQ, from the coding sequence CTTTTCCACCAAGGTCCTTACGGATTACACGGCGCCTGAGCGCGCCATCATCAAAGGCATCGGCATCGTCGCGGGCAAGGCCGGAATCGAGCTGAAGGACATCGGTGTCATCATCCACGGCACGACGCTCGCCACGAACGCGCTGATTGAGCGGCGCGGAGCGAAAACTGCCTTCGTTACGACTGAAGGCTTTCGCGACACCATCGAGATGCGAACCGAAAACCGGTTCGAACAGTACGATCTGAATATCAAGCTCCCCCCTCCCCTTATCGAACGCTGCGACCGGTTCACGCTGGGCGAACGCATCGACGCTCAAGGCGGTGTGCTGCTGGCGCCGACAGAGGCTCAGATCGCCTCTATCGTTCAACGCATCGAACAGGGCGGCTACGAGAGCGTCGCCGTGGGCTTCATTCACGCGTATGTGAACGGCGTGCATGAGCGGATGGTGCGCGACGCGATCGAGCAGCGTCTGCCGAATGTCTCGGTGTCCATCTCGAGCGAAGTGTCGCCCCAGATCCGCGAATTCGAGCGTTTCAACACGGTCTGCGCGAACGCCTATGTTCGCCCCATCATGAAGTCCTATCTGGATCGTCTGCTCGGAAAAGTTCGGGAAGCCGGAGCTGTATGTCCGATCTTCATCATCCATTCGGGCGGCGGTATCGTCTCGGTCGAAAGCGCATCCGAGTTTCCTGTGCGGCTGGTGGAGTCGGGGCCGGCCGGCGGCGCAATCTTCGCCGCGCACATCGCCGCGCGCTACGACCTGAATACCGTTCTTTCGTTCGACATGGGCGGCACCACTGCCAAGATTTGCCTGATCGACGATCTCACGCCGAAAACCGCCAACACCTTCGAGGTTGCGCGCACCTATCGGTTCAAGAAGGGCAGCGGCATGCCGATCTCCATTCCTGTGGTGGAAATGGTCGAAATCGGTGCGGGCGGCGGTTCGATCGCTTCCGTCGACGTGATGCGCCAGATTCGCGTGGGTCCGCACAGTGCCGCCTCGGAACCTGGTCCCGCGTGCTATCAGCGTGGCGGCATGCAGCCGACCGTGACCGACGCCGATCTGCTGCTCGGCCGTCTCGATCCCGCGAACTTCGCAGGCGGTTCGATCCCGCTCTCGATCGACGATGCAGCCGGCGCAATGGTCAGGCAGGTGGGCGGCGCGATCAATCTCAGCGCGGAGGAAACGGCCTACGGCGTCGCCGAAGTCGTCGACGAGAACATGAGTAATGCCGCGCGCGTGCATGCGGTCGAAAGCGGCAAGGACATCGGCGATTACACGATGATCACGTTCGGCGGCGCCGGTCCGCTTCATGCGGCACGTCTGTGCGAGAAAAGCGGCATCAGGAAATTTATCGTACCGCCGGGCGCCGGTGTCGGCTCCGCGATTGGTTTTCTGCGCGCGCCGTTCGGTTATGAAAGCGTGCGCAGCGCCAGCATGCGCTTTAACGAGTTCGATGCCGACGCACTCAACGAGATCGTCGATCAACTCAGCGAAGAGGCCGTGCATTTCGCGCGCCAGGGTTCGGGTGACGCGGAGCCGATCGTCGAAATCAAGACCTTCATGCGCTATGTCGGCCAGGGCTGGGAAATTCCTGTCGCTGTGCCGTATCGGCGCTTCACCGCGGAAGATCGCGTGACGTTCGCGGAAACGTTCACCAAGGCGTATACGCAGTTTTTTGGACGGCCGATCGATGGCCTCGACATCGAAATCGTCAGTTGGGCCGTGAAGGCAAGCTCGCCGTTGCCGCCCGTCGAGCGATTGCAACTCGTGACGTCGCGCGACGCCGTCGTTGCACCGAAAACCCGCAAGATTTTCGACGCGGCACTGCATCGTTTCGTGGACGCCGCGATCGTCGAGCGCGGTTCGCTGAAGATCGGCGAGAGCGTAACGGGGCCGGCCATCATCGTCGAGCCCGAAACGTCGACGCTCGTCACGTCGTCGTTCGACGCCATGGTGCAGCCGGACGGCTGCCTGCTCGTGGTCGCCAAAGAACTGAACGCCGCCCAGTAA